The Acidobacteriota bacterium sequence AATTATCATGTATCCAGATCGCAAACGCAGCATGTACGGAGGCCGACGGAGGAAAATCTGTCGCTTCTGTGAAAACCGCATCGATTACATTGACTTCAAAGAAGACCGCGTGTTAAGGCGGTTTGTGACGGAGCGCGGCAAGATCGTGCCCCGCCGGATCTCCGGCAACTGCGCCAGGCACCAGCGCAAACTGACCCGGGCCATCAAGCGGAGCCGCCATATGGCAATCACGCCCTATGTGAGCGAGTCGTTCCGCTAAAAGGAATGTCTCGCGGAATCGCAGGGTCCAGTGACTTCGAGGCCGAGCCCGACTGTCTGGCCCGTGCCGGCCGGTATGCTTGTGTATTCCGGGCTGAAGTACGGTGTCGGTGGCATGACGCGGGATCTTCTGCCCTCTGTCCTGGTGCTGGCAGCGGCATACGCGCTGGCCGTGTATCTGTACTACGGCATTGCCAGGCAGGCCCATAACCGACGGTTCTATCTGCTCTGGGCCGGTTTCCTGGGGGCGTTAGCGATCGGCTACTTGCTCTCGGGTCGGGTCGAGGGGTGGGACCTGCTATGTGACTTAGCCATGATTTTCGGTGCCGGGCTTGTGGTCGGAAGGCTTGCGGAGGCCCGGGCCGGGTACCGGACCTGCTATCTTGGCGGTCTTTTCGTGGTGGTTCTTTTCAGTCTTATGTGGATAATCCCACGCTGGCCCCAGATGCACGCGGCCGCTTCTGCGGCGGCCAGGGACGTTATAGCCGGGCTGCAACAGGGGGCGTCTCCGGGCCTGCTCGGCGGCGGCCTGGCCGCGAAGTACGGGGAATCGCTGGAGAGGATATTCAGGACCTTCGTCCGGCTTTTGCCGGCGTCGGTTGTGATGAGTGCCGTGGCTCAGTATTCGATCGGGTTTCTCTGGTTCGCCGAAATTAAGCAGCGCGAGACGGGCGAGGTTTCGTTGCTGAAGTCGTTCGTTCACTGGGGAATGCCGCGGGCACTGACGCTTCTGGTGCTTGCGGGCGTCGGCGCCAGGGTGTTTTTTGGGGGAACCGCACAGCTTGCGGCCGACAACGTCCTGGCGGCCCTTTCGGTTTTTTATTGCCTGGCAGGTCTGGCGGTAGTGGAGTTCTACCTGCGACGATTCAGGATCCATTGGGGCCTGAGACTGGTTATCTACCTGCTGCTTGCCCCGACCGGAGTCGCCGGGTACCTTGTGCTGGCCCTTGTGGGATTCCTGACCGGCCTGCATGACTGGCGGCCCCGGTTTGCCTCGGATTGACTTGGCAACGGGTTAAAATTGTGTATATTGATTGACGCGAGAGGTAACATATGAAAGTGATACTGCGTGAAGACGTGCCGGACGTGGGATCAGCCGGCGAGACGATTGAGGTTAAAGACGGATTTGGGCGCAACTACCTGATCCCGCGCAACCTTGCGATTCCGGCGACGAAGGCAACCCTGCAAGCCATCGCGGAGATCGAAAAGCAACGGCAGATACAGGAAAAGAAAAAGCGCCGGGGGGCGGAGATTATCAAGGACAAGATCGAGAAACTCTCCCTCTCGACCGAAGTCCTGGTCGGGGAGGAGGAGAGAGTGTTTGGCTCGGTGACGAGCCGGGAAATAGCAGGCCTTCTTGAAAAGGAAGGCATCACGATCGACCGGCGGGCGATTGAGCTGGAGCAGCCGATCAAGTCACTGGGTGTGTACACCGTCCCGATTAAGGTGGAGAAAGAAGTCGTCGCACAGTTGAAACTGTGGGTCATCAAGAAATCGTAATCCATGGCCATGATCGAAGTAAAACTCGAGGGGCTGGCTCTGGACATGACCACCAATACACCGGTGGTGATACTGGTCCCGAAAGAGCTGGAGAAGGTGTTGCCGATCTGGATCGGCCACGCGGAGGCCTGGGCCATCGCCATGGAGCTCTCCGGTGTCGGCCCCAAGCGGCCGCTGACTCACGATTTGATCAAGCACGTGATCGAGTCGCTGGGTGCCCAGGTGGATCGGGTTGAGATCACCGAGTTGCGTGAACAGACGTTCTATGCCCTGATCCATGTATCACGTGACGGCGAGTTATACAAGATCGATGCCCGGCCCTCCGACTCGATTGCACTGGCGCTCAAGTCCGGCAGCGCGATTTACGTCAATGAGGACCTGTTTACGATCGACGCCCAGGGGTCTGCCGGAAGCCCCTCGATGCCGACTGATCCGGAATCATTGCGCGAACGGCTGCGGAAGATCAATCCTGAAGATTTCGGAAAATACACGCTCTAGATGCGCCTCGCTACTGCCGCCATAGTGCTGCTGCTGATCTCGGGTAACGCGGCACATGTCGCCGGTGAATCTCTCGACGATGTTCCCGAGGCTGTCTCCCTGTACGCGCAGGGGAAGCGTATGCTTCGCCAGGGCGACTGGCTGCAAGCGGCGAGGATCTTCGAAGAACTGACCGGCAGGTTCCCTCGTTCCAGGAACATCGACCTGTTTCTGTTCAACCGCGCCAAGGCCGAGTACTACTTCGGTGAGTACGATGAAGCCCTGGCCGGCTTCAACAGCTTTGCGCTGCGGTTCATGGGTTCTCCTTACTGTGCCCACGCCCGGTTCTTTGCGGGGAATATATATCATCACCGGGGCAATCTCAGTCGTGCGCTGGCCAGCTACATCGACGCGTTCGGTCTGTCGGGTGACGCCGCCCTGGATGAGCTGGTGATCGGCTCCATTCGCGCGCTCCTGGATCGTGCCGGCACGGTGAGTGTCGGTCCGGCGGACTTTACCGAGCTTCAGGCGGAGAAACGGTGCCGCCTGATCAGGTCGGTGGCCGAGGTGCTGGTGAAGCGCAACGAAGTCTATTCGGCGAAGACGCTGCTTGCGATGTGCGGCGAGAAGCTCGATCCCGCGGTGGTTCAGCAGGCTCGGGACGACGACTTGAGCCGGGAGCTGGAAGTGGCCGTGGTGTTGCCGTTGTCCGGCGAGATGCAGGCGTTCGGAGACGAGATTTACAACGGGGCGGTCATCGCGGCGGAACTGTACCGTCGGGAGACCGGCAAGGCGGTCAAGCTGGTACCTTACGATACCAAGCGCGACCCGATCAACGCGGCTCGGATCATCCGGGAGCTGGCCAACTCGTCCACCGACGCGGTAATCGGCCCGCTGACGTCCGACGAGGCGGCCGTTGTCTCGGCCGTGCTCAGTTGCGAGAACCTTCCGTTGATCGCGCCGGCGGCAACCCAGGCCGGGTTGACGGGACTAAACCGAAGCGCCTTCCAGCTTTCGCCCAACATTGAACTGCAGGCGGTGCAGATGGCCGAGTACGCCGTCATGAATCTGCATGCCGACACGGCGGCGATCATTACTTCCACCTCCACCGATCATCTCCAGATGTCCCGGGCCTTTGCCAAGCGGTTCGCGGAGTCCGGCGGTACGATAATCGCGGTTGAGTACTACCGACCGAGGGACAAGGACTTCGGTCCGTACGTGCAGGACATCAAGACCGCGCTGCTGGGTGTGCCGTCTGATTCCGTGTACTTCGTGGACGTTTCGGGTGACACGCTGGAAGTTGACGGCATCCCGGCGCACGTGGATTGCCTGTATCTCCCGGGGACGGCCAGTCAGCTCAGGCTTCTGCTTCCCCAGATTCATTTTTACAACCTCAGCGCCGTATATCTTGGTTCCGACGGCTGGGGTGATGAGGCGATCTACCGGCTGGGAGACGACATCACCAAAGAGGCGGTATTCCCCTCGCCCTTTCTTCAGACGTCCGCCGGCCGGGAGTACACGAGTTTTTCAACGGCCTACGATACACGCTACGGCAAGCCGCCGCAACGGCTGGCGGCGCTTGGATACGACGCCGTTCGTTGCATCACGCGGGCGGTTCTTGACGGCGGCGTGACGCGCGAAAAGCTGATCGAAAAACTGCGGCAGGTTCGGGGCTACGACGGCGCCGCCGCCCGGGTGACTTTCGGCGAGAACCGTGAGAACATCGAAATGCCCATCTATCGCATCCAGGACGCCGCACCCGTCCAGGTGGGGATCGCGCTGCCCGCTTCAGACGCGCAGGCTCCATAGTGCGAGCGGGCGGACTTTTTCTGCGAGTCTCCTTTCCCGATACACCCCCGTTGCCTATATTGGTGTGGCGCTCAGATTGACTCCAGCAAAGACCGGAGATGGGAGAATGGTTGAAAAGAAAATCGCCCTGAAGATGGTGGTCAACGGCAAGGAGAGGGACATTACGTACGAGGAGCTTGCCCTGTCGAATAACCTTGCACAGGAAGCCTTGGTGCGGTTGTTGATCGAAAAGAAACTGATCGAGCCCGACGAACTCCTGAAAATGATGGAGCGGGTCAAGAAGGAGCGATACCGGCAGCCGGAATGAGTCGGGGCAGGTCGTGGCATACAACGAGACATCGAAACCCGGGCAGACGGACAGCCAGGCAACCGGCGGCGGCGAGTCTCTTCAGTGGACGAGCCATCCGCTCAAGCGGCGACCGGCGGTTTCCGCTGTGGTGAGCGGCTTTATTATCGTCGTGGCAATCCTGATCTACTATTCCACCGCGTCGACGGGTTTTGCCCTGCTCGGCCTGGTAATCCTGTTTGCCTCGCTGGCCAGGTTCTATTTTCCCACGTCATACCGGCTCAGCGACAGGGAAATCATGGTCAAGACGGTAACTCAGACGTTGCATAAGGACTGGTCGCTTTACCGGAGCTGTTACCCGGACGGCAACGGCATTCTCCTGTCTCCCTTCACGGGACCGTCCCGGCTCGAGAACTTCAGGGGTCTGTATATGCTGTTTTCCGACAATCGCGACGAGGTCACGGCCTTTGTTCGGCGGCGTCTGGGGCGGACGGTGCCCGTCGACGCTGAATCAGCGCCGGAGAGACCGCCGGCCGGCAGCGGCCAGAAGGGGAATCGAGAGTGAGTTTTCTCAAGGGCGGCATAAACCTGCCTGAGTCCGAGAAGAACCCGTTTCCTGAAGAGGAGCAGGCGGTTCTGGAGAAGCTGGCGCGGAAAACTATAGAGAAAGGCATGACCGTGCCGGCCATTCTGTTTCTGGAGTCCGTCAAGCCGCTCAACTTCATCGGTTCGCAAATACTGATCTTCTTCGAGCCGATCGTACAGACAATATTCAATTTCAAGGACTACAATACCTTCCGCTCCGCGCTGGAGAAGCGCGAGTCAATCGAGTTCCTGATTACCAGGATCGAGGCCTTCGACGCCGTCGCGGCCAGACGCGACAAAGCCGTCAAGAAGTGGTACAAGCAGGAAAAGAAGAACTGGAAGTGGTACCAGCGGTACATCGGTGTTTTCAGGCCGAAAGTCAGGATACCCGAGGAGATCCTGAATCCTCCGGCGGAAGAGTCCGGCGAGATTCCTTCCGGCCCCGGCCGCAGTGGCGACTGAGTCGGCCTGCACGGCACTTTCGCACGTCAGCCGCGAGCGAGCGTAACCTTCGGAACCGGATATCCCTCAAAGGTCGAGATTTCGGACGTACTGGGCGTTTTGCTGGATAAACTCCCGGCGGGGAGCGGTCTCGGAACCCATGAGAATGGTGAACAGTCGCTCAGTGTCGCCGTCCTCGAACTGTATTTGCGCCAGCGTACGGGTCTCCGGGTTCATGGTGGTGGACCAGAGCTGTTCGGGGTTCATTTCTCCGAGACCCTTGTACCGTTGCACGGAGATACCCGTGTCGGGTAGTTGCTTGAGGATCTGTTCCTTATCTTCCTCCGAGTAGGCATAGCGCATGGCCTTGCCGTGCCGGATGCCGTACAGCGGGGGCTGAGCGATATAGATATAGCCGCGGTCGATCAGGCCGCGCATGTAACGGAAGAAGAAGGTCAACAGGAGCGTGCGGATGTGCGATCCGTCGACGTCCGCGTCGGTCATAATGATGATCTTGTGATAGCGGACCTTGTCAGCGTCAAAATCCTCGCGAATGCCGCAGCCGAGTGCGGTGATCATGGCGCGGACTTCCGTATTCGACAGTATTTTGTCGATGCGGGCTTTCTCGACGTTGAGAATCTTACCCCTCAACGGCAGGATCGCCTGAGAGCGGCGGTCCCGTCCCTGTTTGGCCGAGCCTCCCGCTGAGTCACCCTCGACGATGTACAGTTCGGACAGCTCCGGCTCTTTTGAGCTGCAGTCGGCCAGCTTGCCGGGCAGAGCGGCGCTGTCCAGGGCCGTCTTGCGGCGTGTCAGTTCCTTGACCTTGCGCGCCGCCTCCCTGACCGTTGCGGCGGCGATCAGCTTTTCCACGACCTTCCTGCCGACGGGCGGATTCTCCTCGAAGAAGGCTCCGAGGTACTCGTTGGTAACCGACTCGACGGCCCCCCTGACTTCTGAGTTGCCGAGCTTGGTCTTGGTCTGACCCTCGAACTGAGGCTCTCTCAGTTTGACCGATACGACCGCCGTGAGCCCTTCGCGGCTGTCTTCGCCGACCAGGGTGAGGTTATCCTTCTTTAGGATCTTATTCTTGGCCGCGTAGTTGTTGATCGAGCGCGTCAGGGCGGTTCGGAAGCCGGTCAGGTGGGTTCCGCCCTCCAGCGTGTTGATGTTGTTGGCGTACGAGTAAACCGACTCAGCATATCCGTCGTTGTACTGAATGGCCACCTCGACATCCACGCCGTCCCGGACTTTGCGGAAGTGGATCGGCTTCTTGAAGAGCGGAGATTTCCCCTCGTTGAGGTACTCGGCGAAGGAGGACAGACCACCTCGGGACATGAAATCGATTTCCTTATCGGTGCGGTGATCGATCAGTTTGATGGCCAGGCCCTGGTTGAGGAAGGCCAGTTCGCGCATCCGCGACGCGATGATGTCGAACTTGAACTCCCTCTTGGCGAAGATCTGGGAATCGGGCAGGAAACAGGTTCTGGTGCCGCTCTTCTTGTGCGTGCCGATCTTCTTGACCCGCGCCCGGGCGGTACCGCGCTCGTATTCCTGGCGGTAGAGGTCTCCGTCGCGGCTGACTTCGACCCAGCACCATTCGGAGAGCGCATTGACCACCGAGACGCCGACACCGTGCAGACCGCCGGACACCTTGTAGCTCTCATGGGTAAACTTGCCGCCGGCATGCAGAGTCGTCATGACAACTTCCAGAGCCGACACTTTCTGCGTGGGATGTTTCTCAACGGGAATGCCGCGTCCGTTGTCGGTTACCGTCACCGCACCGTCCTTGCCGATCTCGACGGAGATCTTGTCGCAGAATCCGGCCATGGCCTCATCGACTGAATTGTCGACTACCTCGTAGACCATGTGGTGCAGGCCGCGCTGACTGACGTCACCGATATACATAGCCGGCCGACGGCGCACCGCCTCCAGCCCTTTAAGAACCTGGATGGTGGTGGCGTCGTACTTGTGACCAAGCGGTCTTTCGTCGGCGGATTTTCCTGTCTTGTCGCTGATATCGCTAACCTGAGTAGTCATCGTGTATCTTCCTTCTCTCACCCCTGACGAGCCGTACCTGTTTGACCGCGCGCCCGAACGGATACTTTCGGATAGTCTGCAGGATCTCGCCGATCTGCATCGCCAACTCCTGGCGCCAGACCGCGTCCTTGACGGCGACATAGAGGATACCCTCGGAATACCGCACGGCCTGTGCCCGGGCGGCAATCTGTTCGCCGACTATCTCCGGCCACCGGGTGACAACCTGCCAGCCGTTGTACGTCTGTGACAGGCCCAGCGACCCCATGACTTTATCCACGAGGCCGGAGATGGCCTGGGGCCCTTTGGCCTTGCGGTCGAACCGATTCGTGATCATAATCTTAGTCCAATTATCAGTATAAAATAATAACCATTTCTACATCTGTTCGCAAGCAAAAAACACATGCTATCTCTTTGAAAAATAGAAGGTTAGGATCACATTTCGAGATCAAAAACCAGCGATCATGCATGCCGGCAGCCACCTGCCGGCCGTTCGATCACAGGCCTCTCTCAGGGCAGGCAGAACTCGGGAATATGTGATAACGGGCAGGCCTGTGAACGCCCGCCCGTGTGACTTTACCCGCAATCATCGGCTTTATTCGGTTCGTTCCCCGCTGCAGCGAAGAAGCGATCACCTTTTGTGCCGGATATCCCCCGAGCCGTATACCTTCGTGTGGGCGGGATCAGGATTACCATAATAGTAAATGTCCCCACTGCCGTAGACGCGGGCATCGAGGCTTTCGCCGGCGTACACGTGCACGTCGCCCGATCCCCTGATCGTGACGCAGGCAACCTTGGCAATCAGATCGCGCGCGTCGACGTCGCCGGAGCCGGATACGTTGATCTCCACCTCGTCGACTTCACCCTCTGCTCGGAGGTCGCCTGATCCGGAGACCGAGTAGCTGAAATCGCCGCCCTCGAGGTGCTCGATTGTGACGTCCCCGGAACCCGACACCTTGACGGATTCAAGTATCGGTACGGTTATTTCCACGAGACAGCCGCGGTGCGAGGAGTATGAACCTTCGGAATAGACTTCCAGGGTACGTCCGTGAACCTCGGTGATTATATAGTCGATCAGGTTGTCGTCGAACGCGACCGTTACTTTCTTCCCGGAACCTACGGTTACGAGAAGGTCGCACGAGCCGCTGCTCTTGATGCGCGTGAAGTCGTCGACCCGGCGCTCTTCTTCTACCACCCGGCCTGATCCCCTTTCGCTTCTGTGGCCAAGGGGCCACCAGCCGCCCAGGGCCGGCCCGCTTGTCAACATAATCAGCGCCAGCGCGGCCGCGGCGCACGATACGCGTGATCCTCCCGTCATGATGCCCTCCAGTGAAATATAAACAAGCTATTCCTATAAGAGAATACGGGGGGTCGTCGCTGAAGTTGCACCGGCCATCTCAGCGCAGGCAGACCTCGTCAAGGAACACCGAGAGCGTGTCCGATAGGTCGGCGGCAAAAAGCGATACAGCCGCCAGTGACCGCATATCGAGCCGTCTGCCAACCGGGGCGTACTCGATTTCGTTCAACGAGATCGTTACGACGTTCTCGCCCGGGCTGAGAGACAGGGTTTTGTTGTAACGATCGTGGTACTGGTTGTTGTGCCGGCGGTCGTGGATGCGCAGATCAAGGGTAACTGCCGTGTCCCGGGGGTTGAACAGGGTCATGGCCAGGCTGCGGTAACCCGTCCAGTCGGGGTAGGGTTCCACCAGGGCAACCGTGGAGTAGGGCGCCGGCTTGAAGAGCACGTGAGCGGTCTTTGAGGTCTTCTCGCGCCGCCAGTAAGTCGGTGACGGGGTGATTTCCAGATCGGCGTGCGCGGCGGCCAGGAAACGGTTTTCCCAGAAGGACTCGAACCGGCACAGGCAGGGCAGGTTTGCGCTGCGATACGCATATGAGCCGAGCCACAGGCCGGTGGGAATGAATCCGGCCAGCACGAGCAACACCGCCGCCGCGCGGATGGCCCGGGCCGGTGCACGTCCCCACGGCCGGTCGCCTTCCGACAGGTGACGGTCAAACGTGGCAACGACGGCCAGGAATACCAGTGAGCCGACAGCGTCAAGGGCGAGATCCCAGAGGTCGGCATCACGCGGCCCGAAATACTGGACCAACTCCACCAGCCCGCCCGAGACTATCGAAGCCGCCAGCGCCAGGCGGTAATGGTTCAGTCTGGTGCGAAGTCCGGCACCGAGCAGGCGCCGGGACAGGTTCAGGAAGACCAGGGAAAGAAGGCCGAACAGCGGCAGGTGGCCGAAACTGCCCGCCTCCCTCCACAGGTTGGTATGCTCGGGCAGCTTTACAAGAAAGAGACTCCCCAGGATGATCAGCGCGAGAATGACCGGGGCGGCTAAGGAAATACGGGAATAGGCAGGCATCTCAACCCTGGCCGGTCCGGCCGGCGGCGTTCATGGTGATCATGCCGGTAATGTATGTGGCGGCGGCGAGGACTGCAATCACGTTTGCGCGTGACCCCGCCCGACAACGTCACAGGTAGTTGCGGTGGGTGACGGCCTTGAGCTTTTTCCGGCCGGGGTGTTTGTGTGAGGGGATGAAAAAATCCCGGCCTTCGGGCCTGAGCATCCGAATGGTATAATCCTGACAGCCCTGACAGCGGCGTATCTTGCCCAGCGCCTCGCGCCTGATCCTGCGTCTCCGCGCATGGGTAGGGGCGAACACCGGCTCCTTGATTATCCGGTATCCCTTGAGAGGGTCGTCCTCATCGAGAAACTCGACGCCGGCCGTCACCTTGCGCGTGCCCGGTTCGTAGAGGGTAGCGCCGGGGCATTCGATAAAGACGTACTCGTCCGAATCCGACGGTTCAAAGAACGGCTGGGCGTAGACGCCGGAGTCAGGGTTGCAGTTTTCGCACAACCAGACACCGTCTCTGCTGGCCAGCATATGTCCGCAGTTGATGCAGGTCTTCTTTTCGTGCATTAGAGTTGTTTTTGTTTCGCGTGTTTCTTCCCCGGTAAGAGCAAGGGGACTGCCGACGGCTCCGGCGGCATGTATGTCCGCCAAGCACAACCCGTTGCGGTGTTTCAGCGCAGAGTTGCGTTTTGAAAGAACGCCCGCCGGAAATGGGAGGCGCCCGACTGGTGTGGGATTCTATCCCCTGAACAGCAGAAACAACGAGCAGAAGGTCACCGTGACCGGCAAGGCCACCAGGAATGAACAATGAAGAAACAGGGTGGCCAGAAAAGCCAGGGCCAGGGCCGGAACCACCAGGTACTTGAGCGTCGAGAAGGTGAGCTTGGCCACCTTGGACAGGAGCAGGACGGCCACGATGAACAGGACGGCGTAAGTGGCAATCAGCCCGTTCTGGCCGAAGTGCTCGACAATGAACGCCTTGATCGAGCTGACGACGCCCGAGTATTCTTCGGCCTTGAGGGAGGCCTGATCAGCCGCCTGCTTGATCTGGCTGAGTAGCTCAATATTCGACATCATGGGCCTCTTCGAGTGGTTCGATGGTCAGCGAGGACTCCCCAACCCGGGTCAATCCGAGCATCCTGTTGGTGAGGAAGTTCTGGGTGGTAATCCACTTGTGGGAAACCTCCATAATCTCCTCCTGGTCGACTTCGCTGACCCAGTCGAGAACAATCTGGTCAATCCGCTTCTCTTCGACCGTGACGTCATCCATCGTCAGTACGAACTTTACTTTCATACCAGCGTGCCCTGCGGTTGTGTTGTTCGTTCCGGAGGCACAGACTGCAACGGCAGTGCCGCGTGGATGGGAGGGATTGCCGGGCCGCCTTAACACATTGCCTACCAATGAGTTAGTCTGTATTTTGTCGGCGTGTTGAACAACCGGGAAGTGTTTTCCGGGCGGTTTTTGGCCGGAGAGTATGGGGAGTTGCCCACTGGTTGTGGGTCAAGCAAAAGCCTGGCAGCCGGTTAGGCTGCCAGGCCGGTCGTATTGCGAAGTCTGCACCGGCGTCCAAAGGCACCGGTACTTCTCTTCCGGATCAGCGGTTTCTGCCGGGCGCCGTGCCCGCGAATAAGGCCGCGGGCTGATCTTGTCAGCCGGCCTGATCGACCGGAGGCGCCTCGTCCCTGAATGAATCCAAACCTACCCGGAAGAGGGCAAAGGATGCTCTCCTTTGCGTTGAGGTTTCTGCAAGTGGTTCTTTCCCGGTCATTCGCCGCCGACCCGTGCATCCGGGCAACAGAGTACCGGCGGACGACCGACTATCATACACGTTCCTCCACGTTAGTGTTTTCCCTCAGACGATGGAGGTGCGAGACGGGCTTTTTGCTACTGACCTTACTTAAGAAAAGATCAGCGCATGTGAGGTTTGCGCCGATTGATTACGAGGAAGTCGCCACTACCATTCCTCGTTAACAGTATAACCCCGGAACCCATCCGCGTCAAGACAAAATGGCTCCAATGTGACCCGGAGCGTTCCTCGTCGGGCGCAATTCGTGCGATTACGCGAGCGTCTGACGACAGGTCGGTCCGTTCGGACGTTTCGCAGTTCGGAGTCGGACGCTGCTCAGAACGCCAGTCCGGCGTTGAAGTGGAAACGGTCGGTGTCGCGGTTGACCACACCGTAACCGAATTCAAAGGGGCCGATCGGCGTGCTCAGCGCGACCGCGAAACCGTATCCGTGGCGAAGGTTGCGCAGTTTCATCTGGTCGGCGCTGCCGTAGACCTCGCCTATGTCGTACCGGGCGAACAGGTACAACCGCAGCGGCAGTCTGAGACGCACTTCCTGGTTAAGCAGCAACATCTTGTCGCCCGAAAGCTGGTCGCTGCGAAAACCCGAAAAGGAATCAGCGCCGCCGACATAGAACTTCTCCGAAGCGGGCAAGCCGGTACGGGAGATGCCCACTGACAACCGGGGGTGATAGTTCAGGCGCGAGCCGAGGGGCAGGTAGACCTCCAGAGATGAGAAGAGCCGTGTGAATTCGATGTCGCCGCCGAGCGCCTTACCGGCCATTCGTACCTCCAGGAGATGTTTGTTGCCGGTTTCGGGGAACGGTATTCGATTGAATGTCTCGAGGACCGACTGCAGACTGAGAGTGCGCAGTCCGAATCGGTTCCGGTTGCCGGTACGTTGGTCGGTGAGCCTGATCTCCTCGAATGACAGGGTGCCCGTCACGGTGCCGAGCCGGGCGATCTGCTGCCCCAGCCCTGCGGCGGCCCCGAACCGCTCCTCATTGCGGGTGCCGATCTCATCGTTGCCGCCGTCGAAGACAACACGGTCCCTTTGGTCGTAGTGCAGTCTCAGGTGAGTCGTCAGGTAGGTGGAGAAGATGCGGTGGGCCTGCAGTTCGGTAAAGTACCGTTGTCGTTCGTTGCCGTACTGAGCGTGGTTGAGGAATTCCATTCCGATTCCAAGGACGTTGTCGTCCAGCAGTTCGACAAACTGCTCGGAGTCGTATTCGTCGTGCCAGTGCCAGCCCAGACGGACCTGCGTATATTTCTTTTCCACCACGCCGATCCTGAGGATGACCCCGTCGTCCGTGGGTTCGAGGTGCAACGTCACCCGCTCGAACAGGTCGGTGGCGTAAACGTTGTCAATACCCCTGGAGGCCTTTTGCGTGGAGTACGGGTCGCCTCGTTGCAACGGGAAGTACGATCTGACGAGCCAGTCCTTGGTGCGCTCGTTCAGGTCGACGTCGGTACGCCGGATCCGCGCTTCGTCGATGACGATAGTGAAGTTGCTGCATTCCGGATCGATGCGGACGTCGCGGATGCGGGCCAGGTCGTAGCCTGCCGAGGCGTATACGTCGACGATCCGATTGAGGCCTTCCCTGAGTTCGTGCGCGGTGACGACCGAATCGGTAAAGCTCAGTTGCGCGGCGAGCGTGGAGTCATCGAATATGCTGTCTCCC is a genomic window containing:
- a CDS encoding BamA/TamA family outer membrane protein, which translates into the protein MKSVAGRLLLVLLLAVCGPAAAERIVIGGLHGTDLHSDSEPLSIKLALSGGGARGLAAVGILRAFEQRNICITAIAGTSIGGIVGGLYACGYSSAALTEEIGKIDFGSLLSNEPNRTSMFLTKRQGREHHILAVRFDGFTPYIPRGLTTGQEVTTLLTSLTNRASYVAGNDFGRFPIPFKTIATDVVSGQEVVLDSGSVINAMRATMAFPLAFTGVEQGPRLLMDGGMVTPVPVDIVRRMGDTSALVVAVNTTTPLVAREELVTPVDIAGQVTTIMTADKLADQLSRADIVIEPCPDEFTTMDFKHRDSLIELGYRAGLEAADSIAILLHRRRDTLSRRIDEVQVATADRRLADRITAGLLGRRFTRRQLLDELKRLSLDLNLFETVVDIGPTSDEETDIKLTEGPVSLTVIPREACRLADVVFRFEGDSIFDDSTLAAQLSFTDSVVTAHELREGLNRIVDVYASAGYDLARIRDVRIDPECSNFTIVIDEARIRRTDVDLNERTKDWLVRSYFPLQRGDPYSTQKASRGIDNVYATDLFERVTLHLEPTDDGVILRIGVVEKKYTQVRLGWHWHDEYDSEQFVELLDDNVLGIGMEFLNHAQYGNERQRYFTELQAHRIFSTYLTTHLRLHYDQRDRVVFDGGNDEIGTRNEERFGAAAGLGQQIARLGTVTGTLSFEEIRLTDQRTGNRNRFGLRTLSLQSVLETFNRIPFPETGNKHLLEVRMAGKALGGDIEFTRLFSSLEVYLPLGSRLNYHPRLSVGISRTGLPASEKFYVGGADSFSGFRSDQLSGDKMLLLNQEVRLRLPLRLYLFARYDIGEVYGSADQMKLRNLRHGYGFAVALSTPIGPFEFGYGVVNRDTDRFHFNAGLAF